ttttattatGTTAAATTGGTGGATTGTGATGGGATATTTCTTGGTtgggaacacaaacacaagctaaGAAGTAATCCATGATGTAATCCCCCATGGAATGGCAATCTGTCATTTTTACTCTCAACATTTTTGCATGAGTTGAACAAATAAGACACAGCATGTGAATAAATGTCTTTAGGGGCTCCACTTTTTGACAGTGCCAATTGTCATTTTTCTGATGTGCTAAAATAATATGGATATGTTGGTCGTTCTAATCACCATCGTGAGCAACACTGAGGCAGAAACTGTAGAAAACCCAGATCAGCTGTGTCACCAGTGTCAAAAAATAGCTGCACTCTCAATACAGACTTTCATCTGGGTGGAGatctttcactcactcactcacacacacacacacacacacacacacacactgactgctcTCTAGACATCATCACATGTCTGTCCTCCTCAAGTCAAACTCAGCCTCATGAACCACATTGGATTAAGGGAAGTCACAGATAAGGTAAAGAAAAATCCACCGTATCTGTCTGAACTCAGATGATGGGTgggttttcatgttttcatacttGCAGTATCAAACCAAAcgctttctttgcttttataGTCTCCAGGTAAGAACTGACATCGACaaaatttcctcttcattttgtgTCGTTAAGTTTATGTCATACTATTAAAGAAAAGCTGTATTGCCTTGAAGCAAAAGGTCAGTGTAGTTGTCATTCCTCTCTCATCTTTAGGTACACCATGGTGTGCGCCCATTAAGGTGAAACATGGTGACGTGAGCTGTCGCACACCGAGGGGAGAGCACTACAGGAATGTGATGGGCACCCGCTGTAAAATCCGCTGTAAACAGGGATACGAGACCCAGAGCTCAGAGGTGGTGTGTATGGCCAGCAAACACTGGTCCTCCAACTACGCCTGCCGAGGTGACCATACACAGCTCACACGCATGCTCACACACGTAATGTCTCTCAGAATTTGCAAATTAGTCAACAATTACAATTGGTCCATTACTTCTACCTGAGGTCCGTTTGATAAGGCAGAATATTTGGACCATGGGACACTAAATTGCTGTATTGCTCCATTGCAACTAACTAAGGCTATTACTAATGTAACTATACGCATTACAGCTGTTGAGTAAGTTCAGATCAAGGGCCTTTTCTGGACAGAGTGGGGCTGATTCATTATGTAATACCTCGACTGAAAAAGACCAACACCCAGTCTtaataaaaggtaaaaatggaccaatgaagaaaaaaaacattccttgTTTAGTTAACTGAAACtatctgaagaaaaataatccTTAACTGAATCGCATGAGTATGAGACAATTCAAATATGATAGCTTTGGAAGCAGTGTGAAATGCCCTGGGTAAAAATAGCTTTCCTTGATCGTGAATGTCGTAATTTAATCTGATATTAATGTTGCCAGTATATAccagtctttgttttgttttgttttccatttttttctcatctggTATTTGGATTTAAAGACGCTGAACCCTTCTCTGACAGAGATCCGCTGTCCCAAGCTGAACATGCCAGCTAATGGTGGCTACAAATGTTCAGATGGCTCCTACTTCAACTCTCGCTGTGAGTTCTTCTGCTCGCCTGGATACAGTCTGAAGGGTCAGAAGACGGCAACCTGCCAGCACAGCAAGGTGTGGAGTGCTGGAGTTCCCACGTGTGTTGGTaaggctgtttgtgtgtctccttTGTGTACAATTTATTCTCACGCAGAGGCCTGGAGCCTGCAGATTACTGAGCTGCAATAGAAGAGAAACACGATGGAGACGGACTGATTTAATAACTCGCCCAAGGCACAATGTGAGCTGTATTGTCTACAGGAATGGTCTTTCCAAAGttacattattaattttttgaaAAAACAGGCCTCCACATAGACAAACATGCTGTGGTTTGTCTCTCACCacaagaaaataacaaatcGTTTTCACTTCTTTGCTGCCTGAGTGTAACgctaaaaatgacaaaatttttaatgaaagacTAAGCCGTACTGCAGATGAGCATAGAAATGACTGACTAGTCTTTTGACCTTGGTAAAAGCGGACAACcgcagcacacacactccctcagAGAAACAGTGCCAGCGTGTCCTCACCAGTGCTTGTGAAATGACATTCAGTCCGTCTTCGAAGACACTGGCAGGACTGGCTCCTTCCTCAGAGCAGTGtcaagtttttttgttgtaacctgaaaatgtgttttgaatattGAAACCAAGTGTTGGGGAAATTTTCTGTAACGCTTAAATGTTTCACATCAAGCTGTCTCTCAGCATCTTtgtgatgtaactttgttttctgGATGTGCAGGTATCTTAGCTGGGGTGACCTGCAGGGGTGGTCAGTAAAGTCTCAATCTGCAGTTAGCTGTTTACTAAACCTCTCCAGAagatcattattatcattagtaGGAGTAACTTAACTATTTCAGCTCTGTAATGCAAAAACAAGCTCTTTGTGGTACATTAGCTACTTTAAATTATGTTATTTAGATATTTGTTTCCTTGAATGTTCTCCcttcattaatattttcatgaatttcttctctctctctccagataTTGATCCCCCTAAAATCAAGTGTCCTAATCTGAAGGACAAGTGGGCAGAACCGGGAAAACTGACAGCAAGGGTGACTTGGGACACGCCGGAGGGTGTCGACACTGCAGATGGCATCCTGACAGAGTCAGTCCAATGTCTGCCTTTGACTTTGCGTTGATGCTGCTTTTGTGTTCTTCTACTCTGAGCAGGGAGATCTCACTGAAAGTTTAAacgtggttgtttttttttttttcagtgttatcCTGAAAGGGAAACCTTCAAAATCAGACTTCCCAGAGGGGCTCCATAAGATGTCCTACACTGTGTTTGACCGAGCGGGGAATAAAGGATCCTGCCGCTTCACTGTCAGAGTGCGAGGTGAGATGGTCTCTGTGGAGCAGTAACACAGGCGCTATTTCTCCAAAGTTTCCTAGAAACAAGCACACATGTCAAATTATTACACTTCTATTTATGTCAAACCAGTAGCCAGTGTAGCCCACATTTCTTTCATGTAAAATAGTAGCTTCTCTTGTATTGGAACTCCCACATTTTCCCTATAATTAGGACCAAATCACTTCTCTGCAAGAAAATTTACTTGGAAATGGTCTGGAAATACAAGAGCACTGGGTTTTCAGGATTTCCCTGAACTACACAGCATAGGAAGTTGTTTTCTTCCAAGGAGGTCAGGGGTTTGTTTCTGGAGCTGACATATCGAGCTGCTCTTTCTCCACAAATGAATGTctcacagagaaaaacatgtaaCTGTGACTAATGGGCTTTCATCAGCTGATTTACTTTGAGTGCAAACCTAAAGCAACTCTCCAAGAGTAAAGcaaattgattaaaaatagaaaagagaagaaaagtctttttatggcttttatttttgtgattcagtgcacttcagtttttttgtcCACCAAACTTTGGTGACCAGCTGAACTAAATGTCTGTTAGAATATGTGTGAAAGTCTCACCAACATCTAATCTTTTATTCTAGTTATATAAATCTGAAAGGTTCTCTGAATTTAGACCCTACTATCTCTGATTAATAAATACGACGCTCAGTTCAATTCACATAACAATTCACTTCACATGAATCAAACTCCTTTATTCGAGAATTTATAGATTGTGTTAGAGCCAGGGCtcgtctctctcctctcttttatgTGACCCTGTTGCCTTCCACATTTCCTGATGTTGTATGTCTCGTGTGTCTCATGGTCAGTTCGCCGCTGCAGCTCACTGTTCCCCCCCGACAATGGGTATATGAAGTGCGACAGCGATGGAGACAACTACGGTGCCAACTGTGAATTTAAGTGCACCGGTGGCTATGAACTGCAGGGTAGTGCTGCCAGAGTGTGTCAGTATGGACTCACCTGGTCTGGCACAGACACGACCTGTGCAGGTATGTGCCGCATGCAgattaacacacagacataaaaacagacgcacaaacaagcttacatgttttttttttaaacatattactcaattatttctttttcatttcccatAGGAATTTTCTCCAAGTTATAGTTTAATCTGGTTAGGCACTTTTTAATAAGTTTGTAGCTGCAGAACGACCTTTTATAAACTTTGCCTGCCTGTCGTAAAGTGTCTTCCTGCAGGAGTCTCAGTGAAGGGAAAAATGGCCCTGGCTGCTGTTAGTCGATTAGTAATGTCTGTATGAATGagacagggggaaaaaaaaaaagtggatgtCAGAGTGCTGCGGCTCTTGTGGAGCAGACCATCAGCATTTAGAACGCAGTCATATACACTGCTGAAGAGAATTTTTACTGATTTCACATGAATggccaaaaatataaaattaggCAGCATTCCGCTGTATTTTTGTGCTATACTGAGGACTCTGCACATATAGTGGATGTCAAATATTCTATATTATCACTTAATTTCACATTCAATGTCATTGCAGCCATGAACATTAACGTTGGCGTCCAGAcagcagctgcactgcttgACCAGTTCTATGAGAAACGACGGCTCCTCATTATCTCGGCGCCGACAGCTGCCAATCATAATTATCGCTTCCAGATGACTAACTTGCAGGTGAGACCCAACATACATTGGTTGTATGGGATGTAACtgagagaaacagaagcaggTACTATTGCAGTGATTTGTCCTCTCTGATGCCGCACACAAAGAGGACGACaatctgtttggttttctttcccACTTAGCTGCTCAAGCATTTCAGAAGCGAGAAACAAATCAATGAGAGGGAGGGCGTCATGCTGATGCACAGAAAATGTCAAGGTGATATGAAATGACAGAACAGATACCGACAGTAGCTCTGATAAGGCTGCTCTGGAGCTGGATCAGAAATTTGGTTAGAGCTGTCTTTAAAAAGCTGATGTTTCAGTCTGAGCCTGGACTCGATTGAACTAGATTGGTTGTCTGAAGATATTTGTGATATCTCTTGTCaattttttggacatttttttatgaattttttcAAGGAAAAATGGCACAttcccttcttctttctccGCTTCCTTTAAAGAGCTGGTATCGCACTGAAAGTGAAACATCTCCAACGTCCAAGTGAAGACAGAGCAGAACAGTTCAGGGAGACTTGAATCATTCATGGCTCTAATCATTAGCTGCAGCTCTGGTGTTATCCATAACATCTGTGGCTCAgcagttttatttcctctgttctGTGCCCAGTTCTTTTTTGCTTGCACAAGAATCGATACCAAAAGCTATAAAACTCATGAtcagtctctttctgtctttgtgggAGCAGCACGCTCAATGTGGACTGGACCTGAGGCATGTGACCGTAATTGAGCTGGTTGGAACTTACCCTGCACAGGTTGGACGAATTCGACACAGGCTCCTCCCACCAGGACTGGCCCTGCAGCTCAggtagatacacacacacacacacacacacacattcacacgctCCACAGCTGCTTACTGAGCTGATGTGTTTCTTAGGTTACTGCTGCAGATCCCACAAAGGTCTTTCCAAATGGTGTTGGTAGACAaacagggcatggacaagcaGCGTTACCCGTTCCCGATCACGGCGGCCGAGTTGTTCACCACCATAGACACGTTCCCTCTCCGCAAGGACGAGATGATGCTACAGCAGGAGGCAGGTCAGGCCTGCCAATCATAAAGCACCACCGCCTTTCAGTGCACTTCTAATTGGACTGTCAGCCATCTTTGATGCTTTTCCTCCACagagcagacaggaagctgCTCTGATCTTCTGTCTCTATCCACATGTCACACACTCCTACCTGAACTCATTCAATCCTGTGCCCTGAaggtgtgactgtgtgtgtgcgtgcgtgtgcgtgtgtgtaacgTGTGTGTGCCATCAAAAGT
This portion of the Echeneis naucrates chromosome 21, fEcheNa1.1, whole genome shotgun sequence genome encodes:
- the srpx gene encoding sushi repeat-containing protein SRPX isoform X2, which encodes MWKSLNMDMCLLLLLLFAQLCFCSGYEGSGQYTYGDDEDWYSHRYKGTPWCAPIKVKHGDVSCRTPRGEHYRNVMGTRCKIRCKQGYETQSSEVVCMASKHWSSNYACREIRCPKLNMPANGGYKCSDGSYFNSRCEFFCSPGYSLKGQKTATCQHSKVWSAGVPTCVDIDPPKIKCPNLKDKWAEPGKLTARVTWDTPEGVDTADGILTDVILKGKPSKSDFPEGLHKMSYTVFDRAGNKGSCRFTVRVRVRRCSSLFPPDNGYMKCDSDGDNYGANCEFKCTGGYELQGSAARVCQYGLTWSGTDTTCAAMNINVGVQTAAALLDQFYEKRRLLIISAPTAANHNYRFQMTNLQHAQCGLDLRHVTVIELVGTYPAQVGRIRHRLLPPGLALQLRLLLQIPQRSFQMVLVDKQGMDKQRYPFPITAAELFTTIDTFPLRKDEMMLQQEAGQACQS
- the srpx gene encoding sushi repeat-containing protein SRPX isoform X1 gives rise to the protein MPGGQFEPEPSTGKRSKSSKDCSKREKFYICLVSWSFYTKRSGQYTYGDDEDWYSHRYKGTPWCAPIKVKHGDVSCRTPRGEHYRNVMGTRCKIRCKQGYETQSSEVVCMASKHWSSNYACREIRCPKLNMPANGGYKCSDGSYFNSRCEFFCSPGYSLKGQKTATCQHSKVWSAGVPTCVDIDPPKIKCPNLKDKWAEPGKLTARVTWDTPEGVDTADGILTDVILKGKPSKSDFPEGLHKMSYTVFDRAGNKGSCRFTVRVRVRRCSSLFPPDNGYMKCDSDGDNYGANCEFKCTGGYELQGSAARVCQYGLTWSGTDTTCAAMNINVGVQTAAALLDQFYEKRRLLIISAPTAANHNYRFQMTNLQHAQCGLDLRHVTVIELVGTYPAQVGRIRHRLLPPGLALQLRLLLQIPQRSFQMVLVDKQGMDKQRYPFPITAAELFTTIDTFPLRKDEMMLQQEAGQACQS
- the srpx gene encoding sushi repeat-containing protein SRPX isoform X3 — encoded protein: MWKSLNMDMCLLLLLLFAQLCFCSGYEGTPWCAPIKVKHGDVSCRTPRGEHYRNVMGTRCKIRCKQGYETQSSEVVCMASKHWSSNYACREIRCPKLNMPANGGYKCSDGSYFNSRCEFFCSPGYSLKGQKTATCQHSKVWSAGVPTCVDIDPPKIKCPNLKDKWAEPGKLTARVTWDTPEGVDTADGILTDVILKGKPSKSDFPEGLHKMSYTVFDRAGNKGSCRFTVRVRVRRCSSLFPPDNGYMKCDSDGDNYGANCEFKCTGGYELQGSAARVCQYGLTWSGTDTTCAAMNINVGVQTAAALLDQFYEKRRLLIISAPTAANHNYRFQMTNLQHAQCGLDLRHVTVIELVGTYPAQVGRIRHRLLPPGLALQLRLLLQIPQRSFQMVLVDKQGMDKQRYPFPITAAELFTTIDTFPLRKDEMMLQQEAGQACQS